A genomic window from Sphingobacterium spiritivorum includes:
- a CDS encoding multicopper oxidase family protein: MNRYKKIPIRILQTVLMLLCTQTLFAQRVVHYELYVKDTLVNYAGKQKRAIAVNGQIPMPTLTFTEGDTAEIVVHNQLKESTSLHWHGVFLPNKEDGVPWLTQKPIAPGTTYTYRFPIIQHGTHWYHSHSGLQEQIGMYGSFIMKKRGDDKTFRKGIDDLPTVPIILSEWTNLNPDNINRMLHNANDWAAIKKGATQSYVEAIKEGKLGVKVKNEWKRMLAMDVSDVYYDKILINGSHSTDLKTIGGKKLKAGDKVRLRVSNGGASSYFWLRYAGGKITVVANDGNDVEPVEVDRLIIAVSETYDIVVTIPQDGLAYEFLATTEDRTQSASYFIGDGVKQLISPLPRLKYFEGMKMMNDMMKMNGDLDDMGMKMSLNQMDMNVVMYPEITGDAAKKSDHSKHEGMNMDDDPNRYNANALGDIKTLNYAMLQSPYNTSLPKDAPVKELKFTLTGNMNRYVWSMDNKILSETDKIPVKKGEILRITIYNNSMMRHPMHLHGFDFRVINGKGEKSPLKNVLDIMPMETDTIEFLANEEGDWFFHCHILYHMMAGMNRVFEVGDYNNPYLPDKAKAYKELQRESNMPHFMAQNDFATNGNDGEAMLMNARYQLGTEWRLGYNSMHGYEVETHLGRYIGKMQWFMPFVGFDFRYRKMGEDEHEKNIFGQTNKKDTRRAFSLGFMYTLPMLVNFQAEVYHDGIVRLQLMREDIPISKRLRGGFMVNTDLEYMGELRYIINKNIGIRTHYDSDMGFGVGLALTY; encoded by the coding sequence ATGAACAGATATAAAAAAATACCCATAAGAATATTGCAAACAGTGCTGATGCTGCTTTGCACGCAAACGCTGTTTGCACAGAGAGTAGTGCATTACGAGCTGTATGTAAAAGATACACTTGTCAACTATGCAGGTAAGCAAAAAAGGGCGATTGCCGTAAACGGGCAAATCCCCATGCCCACCCTTACCTTTACCGAGGGCGACACTGCCGAAATAGTGGTGCACAACCAATTGAAAGAAAGCACATCACTGCACTGGCATGGTGTGTTCCTGCCCAATAAAGAAGACGGTGTGCCCTGGCTTACGCAAAAGCCCATCGCACCGGGTACAACCTACACCTACCGTTTTCCGATTATCCAGCATGGCACGCACTGGTATCATTCGCACTCAGGCTTGCAGGAGCAGATAGGCATGTACGGTAGTTTTATCATGAAAAAAAGAGGCGACGATAAAACCTTTAGAAAAGGAATTGACGATTTGCCGACCGTCCCGATTATATTAAGTGAGTGGACAAATCTTAACCCGGATAACATCAACCGTATGCTACACAATGCAAATGATTGGGCGGCCATTAAGAAAGGTGCTACGCAATCGTACGTTGAAGCTATTAAGGAGGGAAAATTAGGCGTAAAGGTAAAAAATGAGTGGAAACGGATGCTGGCGATGGATGTCAGTGATGTTTACTATGATAAAATCCTAATAAATGGTAGCCATAGCACCGATTTGAAAACAATTGGTGGTAAAAAGCTAAAAGCAGGTGACAAAGTCAGATTACGCGTTTCCAATGGCGGGGCGTCTTCGTATTTCTGGCTAAGATATGCTGGAGGGAAAATTACAGTAGTAGCGAATGATGGAAATGATGTTGAGCCTGTAGAAGTGGATAGATTAATCATTGCAGTTTCTGAAACTTACGATATTGTAGTGACTATCCCTCAAGATGGGTTAGCATATGAGTTTTTAGCAACAACCGAGGACAGAACACAATCAGCAAGCTACTTTATAGGTGATGGGGTCAAACAGCTTATTTCCCCGCTCCCACGATTGAAGTATTTCGAGGGGATGAAGATGATGAACGATATGATGAAAATGAATGGCGATTTGGACGATATGGGCATGAAGATGAGCCTGAACCAAATGGACATGAATGTAGTGATGTATCCCGAAATTACCGGAGATGCAGCAAAGAAATCAGACCACAGCAAGCATGAAGGTATGAACATGGATGACGACCCTAACCGTTACAACGCTAATGCCTTGGGAGACATCAAAACATTAAATTATGCTATGTTGCAATCGCCTTACAACACCTCCCTTCCAAAAGATGCGCCTGTAAAAGAGTTGAAGTTCACACTTACTGGCAACATGAACCGCTATGTATGGAGCATGGATAATAAAATACTTTCGGAAACGGACAAAATACCTGTAAAAAAAGGAGAAATCCTACGGATTACCATTTATAATAATTCGATGATGCGGCATCCTATGCATCTTCACGGATTTGATTTTAGGGTGATAAACGGAAAAGGCGAAAAATCGCCGCTTAAAAATGTGTTGGATATCATGCCTATGGAAACGGATACCATTGAGTTTTTAGCAAATGAGGAAGGTGATTGGTTCTTTCATTGCCATATATTATATCACATGATGGCGGGAATGAACAGGGTGTTTGAAGTTGGAGACTACAATAACCCCTATTTACCTGACAAGGCAAAAGCCTATAAAGAATTGCAAAGAGAAAGTAATATGCCCCATTTTATGGCACAAAACGATTTTGCAACCAATGGTAATGATGGAGAAGCTATGCTAATGAATGCACGCTATCAATTAGGAACAGAATGGCGCTTAGGCTATAATAGTATGCACGGGTATGAAGTAGAAACTCACTTAGGTAGATACATTGGAAAGATGCAATGGTTCATGCCCTTTGTAGGTTTTGATTTTCGTTACCGGAAAATGGGAGAAGATGAGCACGAAAAGAACATATTTGGACAAACCAACAAGAAAGACACCCGCAGGGCGTTCAGTTTAGGGTTTATGTATACGTTACCTATGCTGGTCAATTTCCAGGCAGAAGTATATCACGATGGAATTGTAAGATTGCAGTTAATGCGCGAAGATATTCCAATTTCAAAAAGATTAAGAGGTGGCTTCATGGTAAATACCGACTTAGAATATATGGGGGAGCTTAGGTATATCATCAATAAAAATATAGGTATACGTACCCACTATGATAGTGATATGGGATTTGGTGTAGGGCTTGCATTGACATATTAA
- a CDS encoding heme-binding domain-containing protein gives MTIKKKIILGLAVVLIAIQFFQPLRNQAVEVPATHIERVYTVPQNVKAILVQSCYDCHSNNTHYPWYSRIQPGAWYMAEHIKKGKEELNFSEFGDYSVRRQRNKFRAMAGQVKDGEMPLSSYTLIHRNAVLSPEDKQVLIAWFGTMEDSIK, from the coding sequence ATGACCATAAAGAAGAAAATCATATTGGGGCTGGCTGTCGTCCTGATTGCCATACAGTTCTTTCAGCCCTTACGGAACCAGGCGGTTGAAGTGCCAGCCACCCATATCGAAAGGGTGTACACCGTACCCCAAAATGTAAAGGCTATCCTTGTTCAGTCCTGTTATGACTGCCATAGCAACAATACCCATTATCCGTGGTACAGCCGTATCCAGCCCGGCGCATGGTACATGGCAGAGCATATAAAAAAGGGGAAAGAGGAACTCAACTTTAGCGAATTTGGCGACTATTCTGTCCGCAGGCAGCGAAACAAGTTCAGGGCTATGGCCGGGCAGGTTAAGGACGGGGAAATGCCATTGTCGTCATATACGCTAATTCATCGTAATGCAGTATTGTCACCGGAGGATAAGCAGGTTTTGATAGCGTGGTTTGGCACAATGGAAGACAGCATTAAATAA
- a CDS encoding DUF305 domain-containing protein, with protein sequence MENMQNSHHAGHSSEHGTHNTKHASAMYKRFAVMAVAMFAVMYFIMYAMIDGWQNLIPNINNLYMTLLMTSAMLLIELAIMKVMYPNRKMNWAIAIISVAVGIFSWFGIREQINVGDKQFAKGMIPHHAAAILMSEKAHLTDPELIELQKNILKTQAEEIELMKRKLKEFEESK encoded by the coding sequence ATGGAAAATATGCAAAACAGTCACCATGCGGGTCATTCCTCGGAGCATGGCACGCACAATACAAAACATGCTTCGGCCATGTACAAACGCTTTGCGGTGATGGCTGTAGCCATGTTCGCAGTGATGTATTTTATCATGTACGCCATGATTGACGGGTGGCAGAACCTGATACCCAATATCAACAATTTGTACATGACCCTGCTGATGACCTCGGCAATGCTGCTTATCGAATTAGCGATAATGAAAGTAATGTACCCCAACAGGAAGATGAATTGGGCGATAGCCATCATCTCGGTTGCTGTTGGCATCTTTTCATGGTTTGGTATCAGGGAACAAATCAATGTCGGGGACAAGCAGTTTGCAAAGGGTATGATACCCCATCACGCAGCAGCCATATTGATGTCCGAAAAGGCACACCTGACCGACCCGGAACTGATAGAGCTGCAAAAAAATATACTTAAAACCCAAGCGGAAGAAATTGAACTAATGAAGCGCAAGCTAAAAGAGTTTGAAGAAAGTAAATAA
- a CDS encoding DUF3347 domain-containing protein codes for MKNLTLSIIAVIMAFVTVSCNQASNKNEQSSSDTAVVSQEQSASQPKEDDTVAAPVVSETPSGQEAKATGKEEAKNFSIAPIVTDYLSLKNALVSDDDKAAASSGKKLLATLNKVDMKAVPADKHKKYMDIADDAKEHAEHIGENVGNIHHQREHLASLGEDLKDLIDLFGTSQTLYQDHCPMFNDGKGAVWFSENKEIKNPYYGSKMLTCGKVEKTINSK; via the coding sequence ATGAAAAATCTAACATTATCAATCATTGCTGTTATCATGGCATTTGTAACAGTATCATGCAATCAGGCATCCAACAAAAACGAGCAGTCTTCAAGTGATACTGCTGTTGTATCACAAGAACAGTCAGCTTCCCAACCAAAAGAGGATGATACGGTAGCTGCGCCCGTTGTGAGTGAAACTCCGAGCGGTCAGGAAGCAAAAGCAACAGGAAAAGAAGAAGCAAAAAACTTTTCTATTGCGCCCATAGTTACCGATTATCTGTCCTTAAAGAACGCCCTTGTTTCGGACGATGACAAAGCTGCCGCCAGTTCAGGGAAAAAGCTGTTAGCTACCCTGAATAAAGTGGACATGAAAGCCGTTCCTGCCGATAAGCACAAAAAGTACATGGACATAGCGGACGATGCTAAAGAACACGCAGAACATATCGGGGAAAATGTCGGCAACATCCACCACCAGCGGGAACATTTGGCCTCGCTTGGCGAAGATTTGAAAGACCTGATTGATTTGTTCGGTACATCGCAAACATTGTATCAGGACCATTGCCCGATGTTCAATGATGGTAAGGGTGCTGTTTGGTTCAGCGAAAACAAGGAAATCAAAAACCCTTACTACGGTTCTAAAATGCTGACCTGCGGTAAGGTGGAAAAAACAATTAACAGCAAATAA
- a CDS encoding heavy metal translocating P-type ATPase gives MKKYTCPMHPQVLKDEPGKCPLCGMALVPVGGTSASHEHTPEHEHSGHSQHGHDDENFDKHEGHNTGDFLTRFWISLVITIPILLLSHMIQQWLGFSLAFNGDKYVLLALGTVIYCYGGLPFLKGMIGEVKAKAIGMMTLVAIAISVAYVYSVAVVFGLQGMDFFWELATLIDIMLLGHWLEMRSQMAASRALQSLVALLPNDVTVERGGEAVKIKLEDLQSGETAIIKPGEKIPADGLVLEGLSYINESMLTGESVPVKKEKDGKVIAGSINGDGALKVKVTAVGKDSYLNRVINLVQEAQATKSNTQNLADKVAKWLTFIAIAVGIGTFAYWYASSGDIAFALERMVTVMVTACPHALGVAIPLVVAISTTLSATNGLLIRNRTAFETTRKLSTVIFDKTGTLTKGSHAVEKVIPLTDEYNADEVIQYAAAVQQNSEHHIAKGIMATLKEKSLALWKSENFSYMQGIGVKGVVNGKNVVAGGPNYFTENHLSLPEIPSEINQEAETVNFVLIDDRVIGIITLADSIREGSAQAIEELKKMGIKSFLLTGDNDRIAAAVAGKLGMDGYLANVLPHNKQEKVKEFQAKGEIVAMTGDGVNDAPALAQADVGIAVGSGTDVAAETADIILVDSDPRDVVKLIDFGKLTYKKMVQNLIWAVGYNVVAIPLAAGVLYPNFVLSPAMGAVLMSVSTIVVAINASFLKIKK, from the coding sequence ATGAAAAAATACACGTGTCCCATGCACCCGCAGGTGCTAAAAGACGAACCGGGCAAATGCCCTCTTTGTGGCATGGCATTGGTTCCCGTTGGCGGTACGTCAGCTTCTCATGAACACACGCCAGAACATGAGCATTCCGGGCATTCTCAACATGGCCATGATGACGAAAACTTTGATAAACATGAGGGGCATAATACAGGCGATTTCCTCACACGTTTTTGGATAAGCCTTGTCATTACAATCCCTATCCTGCTCCTGTCGCACATGATACAGCAATGGTTGGGTTTCTCCCTTGCTTTCAATGGCGATAAATATGTGCTGTTGGCATTGGGTACGGTGATTTATTGCTATGGAGGCTTACCGTTCCTAAAGGGAATGATTGGCGAGGTGAAAGCCAAAGCCATAGGGATGATGACACTTGTTGCCATTGCCATATCCGTAGCCTATGTTTATTCCGTAGCCGTTGTATTTGGCTTGCAGGGTATGGACTTCTTTTGGGAACTGGCAACCCTAATTGACATCATGCTGTTAGGGCATTGGCTGGAAATGCGTTCCCAAATGGCTGCTTCACGGGCATTACAGTCATTGGTGGCTTTGCTGCCCAACGATGTTACCGTGGAACGTGGCGGAGAAGCTGTAAAGATAAAGCTCGAAGACCTGCAAAGCGGTGAAACGGCTATCATAAAACCGGGAGAAAAAATTCCAGCCGATGGATTGGTACTGGAGGGGCTTTCGTATATCAACGAGAGTATGCTTACCGGGGAAAGTGTTCCCGTAAAAAAGGAAAAGGACGGAAAGGTCATCGCAGGCTCTATCAATGGCGATGGTGCGCTGAAAGTTAAGGTAACAGCCGTGGGAAAAGACAGCTACCTGAACAGGGTTATCAATCTTGTGCAGGAAGCGCAGGCTACTAAGTCTAATACACAGAACCTTGCGGACAAAGTTGCCAAATGGCTCACCTTTATTGCCATTGCCGTGGGCATAGGCACATTTGCCTATTGGTATGCAAGCAGTGGAGATATTGCCTTTGCGCTTGAAAGAATGGTGACGGTAATGGTAACGGCCTGCCCGCACGCATTGGGCGTGGCTATCCCGTTGGTGGTCGCCATTTCCACAACGCTTTCGGCGACCAATGGCCTGCTCATCCGCAACCGTACGGCATTTGAAACCACCCGAAAACTTTCCACCGTCATTTTTGATAAGACCGGAACGCTCACCAAAGGTTCCCATGCCGTAGAAAAGGTTATACCGTTAACAGACGAATATAATGCCGATGAGGTTATCCAGTATGCTGCCGCAGTACAGCAAAATTCGGAACACCATATCGCCAAAGGCATTATGGCTACATTGAAAGAAAAGAGCCTTGCCTTATGGAAGTCTGAAAACTTCAGCTATATGCAGGGCATAGGTGTTAAAGGTGTTGTGAACGGGAAAAATGTCGTAGCTGGCGGCCCGAATTATTTCACCGAAAACCACCTTTCCCTGCCGGAAATACCAAGCGAAATCAATCAGGAAGCCGAAACGGTCAACTTTGTCCTCATTGATGACCGGGTAATCGGCATCATTACTTTGGCAGACAGCATCCGTGAGGGGTCGGCACAGGCGATTGAGGAACTCAAAAAAATGGGCATCAAGTCCTTTCTGCTCACCGGGGACAACGACAGGATTGCTGCTGCCGTAGCCGGAAAATTGGGTATGGACGGGTATTTGGCTAATGTGCTTCCGCACAACAAGCAGGAGAAAGTAAAGGAGTTTCAGGCAAAAGGCGAAATCGTAGCAATGACTGGTGATGGTGTAAATGATGCACCTGCACTGGCACAGGCAGATGTGGGCATTGCCGTGGGTTCCGGTACGGACGTGGCTGCCGAAACAGCGGATATCATATTGGTAGACAGCGACCCGAGGGATGTGGTCAAACTGATTGACTTCGGCAAACTTACCTACAAAAAGATGGTACAGAACCTGATATGGGCGGTTGGCTACAACGTGGTGGCAATACCCCTTGCGGCAGGCGTACTCTATCCGAATTTTGTTTTAAGTCCCGCTATGGGTGCTGTGCTGATGAGTGTAAGCACCATTGTAGTGGCTATTAACGCAAGTTTTTTAAAAATCAAAAAATAA
- a CDS encoding DUF3347 domain-containing protein, with amino-acid sequence MKSLSKIVMVIAVLLSSMNGFAQIKNAKTETVKIYGNCGMCKTTIEKAGNIKKVANVDWNKDTKMATLTYDSEKTNQDEILKRIALAGYDSEKFRAPDDVYAKLAECCQYDRPLKTIAQNKGAAMDMKVGHGNHNHGEMAAPANKDAAQNQSQLKAVFDNYFSVKDALIKTDAATASAKAAELAASLKAVDMNKLSAEEHTAWMKVMQDLTANAESISKSKDVAKQRSAFAALSGSIYILAKVSKQDTPVYYQHCPMYNGGKGANWLSKENAIKNPYYGSQMLTCGSTVETIK; translated from the coding sequence ATGAAATCATTATCAAAAATAGTGATGGTAATCGCCGTATTACTATCCTCAATGAATGGTTTCGCACAAATCAAAAATGCGAAAACAGAAACCGTAAAGATTTACGGCAATTGTGGTATGTGTAAAACCACCATCGAAAAAGCAGGTAACATAAAAAAGGTAGCCAACGTGGACTGGAACAAAGATACCAAGATGGCTACGCTCACGTATGACAGCGAGAAAACAAATCAGGATGAAATCCTGAAACGTATCGCTTTGGCGGGTTATGATAGTGAGAAGTTCCGTGCGCCGGATGACGTATATGCGAAACTGGCTGAATGCTGCCAGTACGATAGACCTTTGAAGACAATTGCCCAAAACAAAGGGGCGGCAATGGACATGAAAGTCGGACATGGCAATCACAACCACGGTGAAATGGCAGCACCCGCTAACAAGGATGCAGCTCAAAATCAATCACAGCTAAAAGCTGTGTTTGACAACTACTTTTCAGTGAAAGATGCTTTGATAAAAACCGATGCGGCAACTGCATCTGCCAAAGCCGCTGAATTGGCTGCATCCCTTAAAGCAGTCGATATGAACAAGCTTTCGGCAGAGGAACATACGGCTTGGATGAAAGTAATGCAGGACTTGACAGCTAATGCGGAAAGCATTTCAAAATCAAAAGACGTTGCAAAACAAAGAAGTGCTTTTGCGGCACTTTCGGGAAGCATCTACATACTGGCTAAAGTGTCTAAACAGGATACACCAGTTTATTACCAGCACTGTCCTATGTACAATGGAGGTAAGGGGGCCAATTGGCTAAGTAAAGAGAATGCCATTAAAAACCCATATTACGGCTCACAGATGCTTACCTGCGGCAGTACGGTCGAAACCATTAAATAA
- a CDS encoding heavy-metal-associated domain-containing protein, whose amino-acid sequence MENKQFQFKTNINCGGCIASVKPHLDKAEGICHWEVDTANKDKVLTVKSEGITEHEVISTVQKAGFKIEPLDA is encoded by the coding sequence ATGGAAAATAAACAATTTCAATTCAAGACGAACATCAATTGCGGCGGCTGTATCGCATCTGTAAAGCCGCACTTGGACAAGGCAGAGGGCATCTGCCATTGGGAAGTGGACACGGCCAACAAGGACAAAGTACTTACCGTGAAGTCCGAGGGCATTACCGAGCATGAAGTAATATCGACCGTGCAAAAGGCAGGCTTCAAAATAGAACCTTTGGATGCCTAA
- a CDS encoding heavy metal translocating P-type ATPase: MATNRENIYIPLEDVESEHCALIVEKGLAQVKGVETHKVELNNRRAAITVDSNETVGEAVKAIKDLGYGVPTVKSAFPVLGMTCASCAGSAESIVKYQPGVVNASVNFATGNLTVEYLPNMTDASTLQKAVQGVGYDLLIEDKTKQQETLEAIHEKKFRTLKNKTIWAIILSLPVVIIGMFFMDMPYADPIMWLFSTPVVIWLGRDFFVNAWKQAKHRSANMDTLVALSTGIAYLFSVFNMLFADFWHQRGLHAHVYFEAAAVIIAFILLGKLLEERAKGNTSSAIKKLMGLQPKTVIVVQADGTEKQTAIEDVSAGDVILVKPGEKIAVDGMVISGNSYVDESMLSGEPVPVLKKEKEKVFAGTINQKGSFRFRAVKVGKETMLAHIIKMVQDAQGSKAPVQKLVDRIAGIFVPTVIGIAILTFTLWLILGGENGVVQGLLAAVTVLVIACPCALGLATPTAIMVGVGKGAENGILIKDAESLELAKKVNAIVLDKTGTITEGRPQVTGIKWLNNEDTAKEILLSIEKQSEHPLAEAVVKHLGDVATTSLSMFDSITGKGAKADHDNETYYVGNKKLLAENNIAIAGELQDQAEEWGKQSKTVIWFANSKKALAVIAIADKIKETSVRAIREMQEMGIDLYMLTGDNEATAKAIAEQTGIKHYKAEVLPQHKADFVKELQSKGKVVAMVGDGINDSTALATADVSIAMGKGSDIAMDVAKMTIISSDLTKIPQAIRLSKQTVATIKQNLFWAFIYNVIGIPVAAGILYPVNGFLLNPMIAGAAMALSSVSVVSNSLRLKWKK; this comes from the coding sequence ATGGCGACAAACAGAGAAAATATATACATACCGTTGGAGGATGTAGAAAGCGAACACTGTGCATTAATCGTTGAAAAGGGATTGGCACAGGTAAAAGGCGTAGAAACCCATAAAGTAGAGCTGAACAACCGCAGGGCAGCGATTACAGTAGATAGCAATGAAACCGTAGGCGAAGCTGTTAAGGCAATTAAAGATTTAGGTTACGGAGTTCCTACGGTTAAAAGTGCTTTTCCGGTATTGGGCATGACCTGTGCATCCTGTGCGGGCAGTGCCGAAAGCATTGTTAAATACCAACCGGGAGTAGTTAATGCTTCCGTGAACTTTGCAACGGGCAATCTTACCGTGGAATATCTGCCCAATATGACCGATGCCTCCACCCTGCAAAAAGCGGTTCAGGGAGTAGGTTACGACCTATTGATTGAAGACAAAACCAAGCAGCAGGAAACGCTCGAAGCCATCCACGAAAAGAAATTCCGAACCTTGAAAAACAAGACCATTTGGGCAATTATCCTTTCCCTGCCCGTGGTAATCATAGGAATGTTCTTTATGGATATGCCCTATGCAGACCCGATAATGTGGCTCTTTTCCACGCCCGTTGTAATATGGTTGGGCAGGGATTTTTTTGTAAACGCTTGGAAGCAGGCAAAGCACCGTTCCGCCAATATGGATACGCTGGTGGCATTGAGTACAGGTATTGCCTACCTGTTCAGTGTTTTCAATATGCTGTTTGCCGACTTTTGGCATCAACGGGGACTGCATGCTCACGTATATTTTGAAGCGGCTGCCGTTATTATCGCATTCATCCTCTTGGGAAAACTGCTGGAAGAAAGAGCCAAAGGCAACACCTCTTCAGCCATTAAGAAGCTGATGGGCTTGCAGCCAAAAACGGTCATCGTGGTACAGGCGGACGGAACGGAAAAGCAGACCGCTATCGAAGACGTAAGCGCAGGCGATGTGATACTCGTAAAGCCCGGTGAAAAGATTGCGGTAGACGGCATGGTCATATCGGGCAATTCGTATGTGGACGAAAGCATGTTAAGCGGTGAGCCTGTACCTGTATTGAAAAAAGAAAAAGAAAAAGTATTTGCAGGAACGATTAACCAAAAAGGCAGCTTCCGGTTCAGGGCGGTAAAAGTGGGCAAAGAAACCATGCTTGCCCACATCATCAAAATGGTGCAGGATGCACAGGGAAGCAAAGCACCCGTACAGAAACTGGTCGATAGGATTGCGGGCATCTTTGTTCCCACAGTGATAGGTATTGCCATCCTGACATTTACGCTATGGTTGATTTTGGGAGGCGAAAACGGGGTTGTTCAAGGTCTGTTGGCAGCCGTTACGGTATTGGTCATTGCCTGCCCCTGTGCTTTAGGCTTAGCGACACCCACCGCTATTATGGTAGGCGTTGGTAAAGGTGCTGAAAATGGCATTTTGATAAAGGATGCCGAAAGTTTGGAACTGGCCAAAAAAGTAAATGCCATCGTTTTGGACAAAACCGGAACCATCACCGAGGGAAGACCACAGGTAACGGGCATTAAATGGCTGAACAATGAGGACACTGCAAAAGAAATCCTTTTGAGCATCGAAAAGCAATCCGAGCATCCATTGGCAGAAGCCGTAGTGAAGCATCTTGGCGATGTAGCGACCACCTCTTTATCCATGTTCGACAGCATTACGGGCAAAGGCGCAAAAGCAGACCATGACAACGAAACCTATTATGTAGGCAACAAAAAGCTATTGGCAGAAAACAACATTGCCATTGCCGGCGAATTACAAGACCAGGCCGAAGAATGGGGCAAACAGTCTAAAACCGTTATCTGGTTTGCAAACAGCAAAAAGGCTCTTGCTGTAATCGCTATCGCCGATAAGATTAAGGAAACATCGGTGCGGGCTATCCGGGAAATGCAGGAAATGGGCATTGACCTGTATATGCTGACCGGAGATAATGAAGCTACTGCAAAAGCCATTGCGGAGCAGACAGGCATCAAGCATTACAAAGCCGAAGTTTTGCCACAGCACAAAGCCGACTTTGTGAAAGAACTGCAAAGTAAAGGAAAGGTAGTGGCAATGGTGGGCGATGGTATCAACGACAGCACCGCATTGGCAACAGCCGATGTAAGTATCGCAATGGGCAAAGGCAGCGACATCGCAATGGACGTAGCCAAGATGACCATCATTTCGTCCGACCTGACCAAGATACCGCAGGCAATACGCTTGTCCAAACAGACCGTAGCCACCATCAAGCAAAACCTGTTCTGGGCGTTTATCTACAACGTAATCGGCATTCCGGTAGCGGCAGGCATCCTTTACCCTGTTAACGGCTTCCTGCTCAACCCGATGATTGCGGGTGCGGCAATGGCATTGAGCAGCGTGAGCGTGGTCAGTAACAGCCTGCGGTTGAAGTGGAAGAAATAA